CTGGGTAGCCTATTTGTGAGAACCAAAGATTCACTGTCTGCCAGGTGACCAAATgttttctcatctctgtcctgaatggCCAGCCCCATGTTTTGAGACAGTAACTTCTGGTTATGGACACTCCACTGAAATTACCCTGActgtccctaagaattttctgtgTTGCCATGACAGAGCCATGCATTCTATTAAACTCAGAAAAGTATGGGTTAATCAACATGATCTCTCTTATTATGACAGATCCAAGCTCCCAGAAATCAATTGTGAATCTTCACTAAACTCCATCTCACACAAGTATCTTCTTCCTCCGCACTCTATTTCCCACACAAAGTCTCATTGGGGCTCTGTAGAATTCATGAAAAATGAGTCTACTCTTGAATTATTTCATGATATTTGTTTAACTTCCTTACAGTTCACCATTATGCCTGGTATAATATTTTGTGTCTCAATTTATAAAGGAACCATATTAATTTTGGATAAtcttttcatttttacttttacaTGGAAGTCCTCACACTCTTTTCCTTTCCATCTGTATTGTTCTGCAGGTTTCTGAAATGTCCCCAGTCTTCAGACTTACTGCTTTTCAGCAGGGTACACTTTTCATTTGAATCGATattacctttacattccaaagcTTTACCACTGTCCTAGCTTATTTGTCTCAATATTTGTATATTACTTGTCAGCTATTTCTGAtactttttaaagttagccatTGTTTCTTTATAAATAATACTTTACTTGCAGCCTAAGTAGACATTGCAGCAAATTCTTTCACAGTAAAAAGGCTTCTTCCCTTCGATTGCAGTCTTGATAAAGagactcaacctgaaatattgactgctttCTCCTCCATAGACCCGCTAGTTCACCcaaccatttgtgtgtgttgctctgaatattCAGCATTTGCAAAGTCGCTTGTTTTTATTCTTTTTCTCTTGCCATGGACAACCTGTAATAGTCAGTGAAGCCCTTTCCCAACATTTCCTTGACTCTGTTCAGTTTGCTATATTCAGCTAGAAGACAGCTTCCAATTGTGTTCAATCGCTTTCAATCTTTATATAAAATTCTATATTATGATCATtgtgtaaccctctcaccaggatcagatgcaaaCCTGGCTCAGTAGCTAACTCTGTAAACAACCatgtgactcagtggtgagaaggccacctttataacaatatacatctagggtcagtatgatttggggttcaacaaaacaggaaagttgggatgttccAATTAACGGAACCTTGCTTTGAGTGAATGCTGCCCTTACAGAATTACCCATCACCAAGAAATGACACaacagcataaaattataaagaaagcatatttaccaatttcagctttatcaaacagataatgagagaaagaaaaggaagaacAAAAATAACAGGCCCCATTTCAGTtagaccagtctaaatgtgcacaaggCCATTGGAGGCTCATCTCCTTCAAAAACTGGGTATGGCCATTACTCACAGCTTTGAATTCTCATCACTAATCACTGACAGAACTTCCCATCTTGGACTCCATCTCGTGAAGCACTCCTTGCAATAGCCTCTTCCTTACCTTCTCCTCTGCATTTCCCACCAAAAGGCCATGAACCCCACCACTGTCCGTCATAAATCTCTCTCTGCCCAGATCTCTAGAATTTTCTCCCAATCCCACCATTCTGATTGGCTGACTAACCATTCCTACGTTGAACAATACGGCTCCGTATCTTTACCTGAAACCACCGGGAACGCCAAGGATTATCTGGAGGAGATGTGACCCTGTATAACACTTGGTTCTTCAACTCCAGCTTGCTCCATTCCCTCATTGGTAGGGTGTTCTGTCTTTTCAAGTTGGGCCATACCGCCTTTGGCAACAGATGACTAAATGGTACCTTTACTGTACAAGGGTTGGGCTGCTGCCAATTCCACAGGACTCAAGGCAGGCAACTGCTTTGTATCCAGAGCAGTTAAGTTGCAATATGCCTGTGGAATAGCACAACCAGAAActcccaaatgatccacagcTCTATCCTGCCATAGCCTTGCCTCTGAGTTCCCCACTGTGGAAAACACACACATTGCTTTAACACTAGAGGGACTTCCGTTCTTCGAGGTGCCAGGTTGTTCCCTTACTGGGTCTCTCTGAAGCTTCCTGACTTCCTTTTCTGTTTAAGCAACTTTAAAGTTATTTTCCAAAGGTTTTCTTGTCCTTTGCGCTCCTGCTTGAAATGTCCATCCTCACCACAGTGGTAACGTAAAATACTGGTCGCTTCCCTTGCCCAGAGCCCCTGTCAGCAGCAGCTCTCTGCTTAGTACATCCTACTGGTGGGTTCACTTTCTTATTGGACTTGTCACGCTTGGTGGCAGCACTAGCCGACATCAGCCAAGAAACCTCGGCTTGCAGGTTTTTCACTCCATCCTGCAAAACTCCCATCTGTGTGGCTTGACTCCAGAAAACACTTTCAACCTATGGTCTTTGAGTCTCCACAGGTATGTGTTGCATTTATCAATAGTAATTGTTGAAACCAGCTCAGAATTTAAGTCAGCTGCACAAGGACCTATTCTACCTTTCACATCAGACAACTTCTATCTCTCACTTTGCAGAAACGAGAtcaacttgtctttaaagtcttcaCTCTCAGCAACTTACAATTCATCTTTAACGTTTTTACCCTCAGCTACATGGCCACTTCTCTAAAAGTAAGGATGGCCCTCTCCAGGCAGTGCAACTTCAGTTACGTCACTACTAGTCTGGACTAACATGACATTCTTACCAGCCAATTGATCTAACTGCCATTCAACCAATGTGACTTTCCTCAATACTTTTACAGAACTCCGTACTCTAATTAGCAGTTCATCAGGACTTTGAATATCCACCCTGCTCAGAACACAAGTATTATTTGTAGATAATCTCTCCAAATCACAACATACCTTAATTCCTGTGGTGTCCATAATAAAGTACCTTCATCACTTTCACTGACACAGGCTTAAATACACAAACCACTTAATCAATACTTAAACAGCACTCACATATTATTCACCAAATCCTGGACAAGCTCCCACaaatgtaaccctctcaccgggCTCATATACAAATTTGGTGTGATAACTAACTCTGCTAACTGTCATGTGAGTCAGCAGTGAAGAGGCCACCTTTATAACAATATAAGTCTAGAGTCTGTATGATTGGAGCCTAACCAAACAGGGGAGTTGGGATATTCTGATTATCAGAACCCGAATTTGAGCTAATGCTGCATAAATATTGCCCATACGGAATTAACCATCACCAAGAAATGACAAATCACACACTAGCATAAAATATGAAAGTATGttaccaatttcagctttatcaaacagttattaagaaaagaaaataaagaataaaattaAAGGTCCCTTTACAGTTAGACAGATCTAAATGTGCATATGACCGTTGAAGCCCATCTCTTCCAAAAGCTGGGTATAACCATTACTCACAGCACTGCATTCTCATCACCAGTCACCAGTACAGCTTCCCATCTTGGACTCCATCTCACAAAACACTCCTTCCAATCACCTCTTCCCGATCTTCTCTTCTCTGCATCTCCCGCCAAAAGACCACAAACCCCACCActgtccatcacaaatctctctcatTCTAGCTCTTCcgagaaccttctcccaatcctaccatcctgattggctgacacaacattcctaagttgaacaatatGGCTCCTTGTCTTTATctgaaaccaaaacattctaccagcaggacatACTAGTTTTACAGATAAATAGTAAAATGAAATACCTCAAAGCACAGCAggaaaaatcttaaccagggcattaaaaTTGCTTACTTAATCACCAGTGTTACAGTATATTTAAAAGTTTCTGTTCCTTCACTGACTCCTTATTGCACTGCTGTGGGAAGACATCTGATCTATACTCTATGAATTCATCCTTATACTAGATTGTTAATTTGATAAATCTAATCTATATGTAAAGTCGCCTATGATTATTGTATTGACTTTTTCACAATTTCCTGTCTCCAATTTCCTAATTTATTTAATACCCTACattacaaaagacaacaaacagtgcaaacacAAAAGGAAAGCAAAGGTTTCCAGAGGTTATGGGACCAGTTCaatgatggagtgagtgaagttgagttaagttatccTCTCAAGTTGAGGAGtaagaactgtttctgaacctgttggtgtgggtcctgcggctcctgtattttcttcctgatggcagcagtgaaaagagtgcatgacctggatggtggggttccttgatgatggaagctgctttccctcaacagcactctgtgtagatgtgcacaGTGGTGGAAAGTCATTtcatgtgatggactgggccatatccactacttttttgtaggCTTTGCTACTTTCTGTTACTGTTAGCCCAGATATTGTGATTGGTATATTTAGCAAGTAGAACATAATTGACTTGTTTCAAGCATTGTTCTCAACTGATCATACATTAAGATGTTTGTAAGTATTTCTGGGAGCTATTACCCGGCTAGAACCAAATAAGATCCATTGATGTAATTTGGACAGGCAAAAAAATATGGTTGTCCTTGGAGAAGCTCAAACTGAAGACATTTCTTCTATTGAAAAAATACCTCATAATTGTCAGCACTTTGAATTCCATGAATTATTACAGCTTTTCCTCCCACTGTGCAAGTCTGAGATTGGTGGGTTCATGAAGAGCTGTCTTTGAATGCACACTCAAAGTTTCCAATTGTCTACCTTTAACTGGTGGATTTTATTATAATATTTGTcaggttttttttctgtgtggAAGTATTATTGCCTATTTTGTATAATTCAGAGATTTTACGTGTCCTTGCAGCTTAGGTGTTTTATGGAGAAATGGTAACGCTATTCATCCTCAAGAAGCATAAAATGTTCATGTGCAAGAAAGTGTAAGTTGCACGAGAAGAACACAGACTTGATTATGAATTGGAGTAAATATAAAGCTTAAAGCATTAGACTACAATGAATAATGAGAAATGGGAATCCTGACCTGGTACAAAACGTATCAAATACTCAAACCACTGACGTATAGTGGAATCTCCATAAATATAAACAACTTTCCCATGAAGACAGTTGATAACATTTGCTGGCGTGTCAAAGTTTTGAAGTCTACAGGTCTTTGATATCCATTTATCCTGATAATAAAATCCAGCTGGTGAAAGGAATGGCTTGCCGGGGAGACATTCACTGAGATTTTTGCCTAGAAATTAGGAGAGAGAAATTTAAGTACAATGCCTTTGATTTATAATCCACTGTTTAAAAGCATTAATGTCAAATTTCAAGAGAATATTAGACAGAAAATCAGTAATGAAAATcatgtgaaaatctgcagatgctggaaacccaaaccaacacacacacaatatgctggaggaactcagcaggccaggcagcttctatggaaaagactaaacagtcaatgtttcaggctgagactcttcttcaggactagaaatgaAGTGGAGAAGTCAGTgtaagaaagtggggaggggggaggaagaagtacatggTGGTagatgattggtgaagccaggagaaggggaggggtgcaatgaagagctgggaagttgattggtgaacgagataaagGGCTCTGATAGGAGACTAtagaagactatggaagaaaggtaagggggaggagcatcagaaggagatgatgagcaggtaaggagacaaggtgagaaggtgagaaatggaaacagaaaatgggaatggtgaagggggagcaaTTACCAGAAATTCGAGACCTCAATCTTTATACCATCaagttgggggctacccagaaggaatataagcaATGGCAACATGtgggaaaatgaaatgaaatgatttaGATGGAATAACATAGAAAGTAAACAAGCTCCTAAAAATTGTGCTTGATATGTCAATGTAGTAAAAAAAAGACATGAATTTCAAATGCATCTTTCATGTTCACTTCAGGGTCTCTCAGAGCAATCTAAAGCCAATGTAGGGACTTTAAAAAGGGTGCAATCACCATTGTAAAATGAGAAATTTGGGAGTTAATTTGGCAAAGACCAACAAATGTACTCTAATAATGACCAGGCAATCTGTCAGAGTAATGCTGGCTGAAAGTGTCTGAACAACCATTCCCCTCCTCTTCTTTGAACATATGCTTTGGGATGCCAAAATCGGCTGAGGAGATAGAGCCAGCCCCAGTTTAATGCATAGCATCTGCAAAAGTGCAGTATTCCTTCATACTTCATAGAGAGCATAGATATTCAGACAacttatttaaattaaaaattaggATCAGGATAACATGTGGAGCTTCAAGCACTTGAGAATTTTCCACATTAAGAAAAGCAAATTCATCAACACAATCCCATTTGTATTGAACAACCAAGTAAATTCATGTTGAAACAAACaaaatacagtatttgtttctaaTATGAtcctaaaattaataaaaatctaTGTAAGATATTAAATTCTGTTTAGGATATAAGAGAATCTTCAGCATGGAAGAACTACTCCCAACATTACTAACATAATTCCTCGTACACAAATCTCTAATTTGTTAAGTCAGTATATTAGTATTATCTTACCTGAATGAGGTGAAGGCTTTACAATTACATAACCTTGATCTTTGGGTAATATTGGCCTCTTGATATTTTTCTGACTGAAaatatattattatttcttaatcTACTGCACCCATGAAATGTGACATATAAATGTTTAATTTTGTAGGAAGCAAAGAAATAAAAGAGGATAGTTTATCATTTGAGCATATTGTTACCTAAAAACAGAGCCAACAACAACTGATTGTTAATTCAAGTGGGTGGGTGaaagccagaagttgtggtaccaATTACATAACTACAGAAAGGGATAAGGTCCTGAAGAAATAATATGAGGAGCTAAGGAAGaacttgaaaagcaggacctcaaggatgacaatctctagattgctgcctctgccatgtgtcagtgagggtaaaagtaggatgatttggcaaataaatatgtggctgaagaactagtgtaggggacagggtttcagacttGTGGATCATGGGTTCTCTTCAGGGGAAGGTATGCGCTGTATGAAAAGGAAAGGTTACTTCTGAActcgaggaggaccaatatccttgcagacaggtttgctagagcagttggagagggttgaaacaagtttggtagggggatgggaaactgaATGATAAGATAGGGGATGGGGCAGTCGTTGTAAAGGTAGATTCAGTGTGCAGAGcgattgtgaggaaggataggcagtgaATAGGGTATTAATGCAGTCTgttggatgggttgaaatgtgtctattttagtgACAGAAATATGAGGAACAAGGgtaatgaacttagagcatggattaataCATGGAGCTATAATGTtaaggccattacagagacttggctgtcaaaaGGTCAGAAGTGGCTACTGAATGTTCCGGAAATTAGCTGTTTcaaaagggagggaggtaaaagagatgGAGAATGGCATTGCTAATCAAGGCTAGTTtcaaagctgcagaaagggaggatgtccactgagtcagtgtgggtggaagtaaAGAATatgaagggagcaatcactctaaTAGGAGCATTCGTAGGCTATCCAATAACACTACAGACACTAAGTCCAGATCAGGAGAGAGATTTTTGAAAATTGCAAAAGTAGCatggttgttgtcatgggtgatttcaactttcctaatattaaTTGACAGCACCTTAGTGTTTAGATAAGGTGGAATTTGTTAGATGCGTCCAGAAAGGACTGCTTGCATATTATATATACAGGCTGATAGATGCGGCCATAGTAGATTTGGTCGGGTGggagatctctcagtgggaaaacAATTCAGAGTCAGTGACCACAACTTCATGAGCTTTACCAAGGCATTGGACAGGGATAGAAAGTCCTGataaatggtctcagcctgaaatgatgactgtttactccactccatagacgctgcctgacctgctgtgttctccCAGAATTCTGtgtgcattactctggatttccagcatctgcagaatcacatgTATGTGATTTACTACACTGTCAGTTTTTTATTCTGTGAATTGTCACTAGTGATGGAAGGGGTCATGTGTACTTCTGCTAAGACACTTCTATTCACGAATAACCTAACCACCAATGCCCAAAGGCTGGCAATGGAACCAAGTCTTGCTTGGGTTCCAGACTACAGGATTACCACATGAATCTTGCAACAGGTCAGATATTAGTAGGCTCCAATAGAAAATGGTTTTTACAGACCATCTACAGCATTTCGTGGTAGGCAGATTGTCGTGATCTGAGTGTGATTATGCCCACTACCACCACAGTTTTGGAGATTTCCCACATTAAAGTGCTTATACTTCCAGATCAACAATAATCTCCCATCCTCAGAAGGgataaaagaaagcaaaaacCAAACAGTTGGAGGATGTGGGCAtgccaagcagcatttgtggaggcagagggctagtcaacgtttcaggccgagaccctgcatcagcAGTGACAGTTCAATATCTCTGCAGCACCTGCCACCCCTTGTATTCCTTAAGCTCAATGAGAATTTCAGCCAGATGCANNNNNNNNNNNNNNNNNNNNNNNNNNNNNNNNNNNNNNNNNNNNNNNNNNNNNNNNNNNNNNNNNNNNNNNNNNNNNNNNNNNNNNNNNNNNNNNNNNNNNNNNNNNNNNNNNNNNNNNNNNNNNNNNNNNNNNNNNNNNNNNNNNNNNNNNNNNNNNNNNNNNNNNNNNNNNNNNNNNNNNNNNNNNNNNNNNNNNNNNNNNNNNNNNNNNNNNNNNNNNNNNNNNNNNNNNNNNNNNNNNNNNNNNNNNNNNNNNNNNNNNNNNNNNNNNNNNNNNNNNNNNNNNNNNNNNNNNNNNNNNNNNNNNNNNNNNNNNNNNNNNNNNNNNNNNNNNNNNNNNNNNNNNNNNNNNNNNNNNNNNNNNNNNNNNNNNNNNNNNNNNNNNNNNNNNNNNNNNNNNNNNNNNNNNNNNNNNNNNNNNNNNNNNNNNNNNNNNNNNNNNNNNNNNNNNNNNNNNNNNNNNNNNNNNNNNNNNNNNNNNNNNNNNNNNNNNNNNNNNTGGCTTCAGCTTACAGAGATGAATCACACTGCTCTTTTAAAGAAATTAATTTGATTAGTTTATGAAATCAGTTTATAGATGTGAAGAAAATGAATGCTAGTATCTAGTGAGAATGATTACCGTACCTTTGAAAATAATGTAATTCTTCTCCAATTAAGAGGTTCTTCTTATAACCTCCCATCGCATGGTTGACACGAGATGAGCAGGGAAGCTTCTCTGGTCTGTTACAGAACCAGGGCTCCCCAGTCCTGAGATCAGTAAAGTTACAGAGCGGTTTAGTTTGAGACAAACAGAAATTACACACAGTGACCTGCAAGGTATTCCCCGATTTGCAAGTGCTTTTAAAATACACTCTGTCTGGGTTTTCCTTCTGTATTCTTTTAAGGGCTTGAACCCCTTCACTGGGATGAACCAAAGAAACAGACACGTGGACTTCTCCTGGCCAGAATAGGGTAAAATTGATGTGATAAGTTCCATTTTGGTGATCTATAACCGTTCCTGCTGAACCGGCTTTCAACTCTGGAGTGTGGATCCAGGCTTGGAGATAGTCACCCCCATATTGCTTCGGATTTCCTTCAAGATCGTACATACGCACCATCACCTGTAACTGATCTCCAACATAGAAAGTCCTTccagaatttaaaataaaaaaaatatgcaTGTGATGGGTCACTGCTTTTCTGAAAAGGCACATTAGGTCTGGGAGGCTTTGGCCATTCAATCATTTTGATCAGAGCCGCACCCTCTGATCTTTCTTCAGGGGTGAAGCTGTGATTCTGATAGCCACATTTTAAAAGTCTGTCAGTCCAAGATGACGGTGTTTCTTCCTTTAGCTGCTCTGCTGTGTGATTAAACTTTGGATCTGGATATTTCTTCCATGTTCCATCTGTTTCATCTCCAAACTGTAGAATGGAATATTTTAGTAAAATAACTATATTTGTACATAAGGTTCATCTTCTTAACTTACCAAATTGAAGCCTCAGAAAATGCAGGGATTTTAATACCCTAAGGGAGTTGTTCAGAATCTTGCCAGACGGGAAGATAGAAGGtcagaaatgaaggaaagaacTGAACTTTGAAAGTTATCTCAGAGTATAGATGTAACATCATATTACAGGGAAGAGATGTAGATGGACAGATAGCTGTAGTAAAAATAAGATTACAGAAACAGACTCATACGGAAGGAAGCAAGCACTTTGTCTCAGATACATCAATTCAGCCTAGATACCCTTTctcctatcacaaacaagagaaaatctgcagatgctggaaatccaagcaacacacacacaaaatgctagaggaacttagcaggccaggcagtgtctatggagaaaaaaatacagttgacaCATTGGGCTGACACCCAAAACCTGCTGAAGGGCCACtgcctgaaacgccgactgtattttattttcatagatgctgcctggcctgctgagttcctccagcattttgtgtgtgttaccctttctccttaaatctatgccctctatgTCTTGATTCACTAACCTAGAGTAAAAGATTATATGCATTCATCCTCTCTATGCCCTCATGACTATATATACCTCTGGAAGATCACCCCACATTCTTTTACActtcagagaataaagtcctagcctgctcAAGCTCTCTCTATGTCAGTCACAcaaatcctgacaacatccttgtacatcttcCCTGCACCCTTTTCAGATCAATACCATCTCTCCTATAGCAGGGGGACCACATTTAAAAGCATTATTCCAAATCAGAATGAAAACTATGTTTATCACTCACCTACGCTGTGAAGTTTATTTTGGGACAGCAATACGGTACACAACTGCAATATAATATCCTGGCTTTCATACTGAATGTTCGAGCCGATGAAAGCTATCATGCTAAATGCTCTTTTTCACCATCCTGCCCACCTGAGATACTGCTTTTAGTGAATCATGTACTTGTAATCCGAGGActctttgttctactacactcctggAGGCTCTACCATTCATTGTGAGAGTCCTACCCTCCTTTGTCCTCGCAAAATTCAATATTTTTCACCTATCTGAACTAAACCATTTGCCATTCCCCAGCCTGCTTACCCAGCTGACCAAGATACCATCGAATTCTAGATAGCTATCTTCACTATCTATGATAACACAcattttagtgtcatctgcaaactgacTAACCAAggctaagaaacatagaaacatagaaaacctacagcacaatacaggcccttcggcccacaaagctgtgccgaacatgtcctcacctttgaaattacctagggttacccattgccctccatttttctaagctccatgtacctgtccaggagtctcttaaaagaccctttcgtatctgcctccatcactgtcgccggcagcccattccacgcactcaccactctctccgtaaaaaacttacccctctgtacctacttccaagcaacttaaaactgtgccctcttgtgctagccatttcagccctgggaaaaagcctctgaatatccacatgatcaatgcctgtcatcaccttatacacctctatctggtcacctttatcctccgttgctccaagaaaAAATGGccgagttcacgcaacctattctcatgaggcatgcttcccaatccaggcaacgtccttgtaaatcttttctgcaacctttctatagattccacatcctttctatagcgaggcgaccagaactgagcacagtaccccaagtggggtctgtgatgaactacatatacctgtctggacacgcccccccctgctgtctgctcctgtggctcctcccagagaccccggtataaaggcgattggaggcactgctccttcctcagtctccaggatgttgtgtggtggtcgcttgctgcttgtgctttcttccagccaataaaagcctaccttaactcacgtctccgagagttattgatggtgcatcaattttattggctggaaattttaaaacatgggaagtattttacgtccggaaaaattggacattgatcctcaagccccagaagcagctcttgcctttgaactctggcttgcatgctcccaatcatacttggaagagatttgcgtgactgagcctgctaccatgcacaaaatcctcctttccagagtcagtccgaaagtatactcccttatcagggacctgccgccctaccaaggggcactggacaccctcaaaagacagtacctgcggccggtgaacaccgtctacgcaagacatcctTTAGCGATGCGGCAGCAGTGGGCTGGAGAGTCGAGCGccgagtttgtccgggccctacagcaCTCGTGCAGGCCAgcgactgcaagggactgacggtggaacagcatgcggagctcctggtatgagacgccttcgtcacagggatcaggtcagtgtatgtgcgccagtggctgctggaaaactccgatcttaccttacactcggcgatcgagctggccgacacgctggaggctgctctgcacaacgccgacgctgtccagccgcacaatctcccgccggttccgtggacgccGCAGACCCCGCAGACCCCGCAGACTCCACTGGCGAatcgacctcagctgctgccagtcacatgtccgcacagtgttacttctgcggactcgaaaagtaCCCcagaaaacgctgcccggcccgagaagctacctgctccagctgcggaaagaagggccatttcgccaaggtctgtaagtctaaaccatgagCAGGGTCAAGCAGCGCCGCGTGCGAtgcatgggggtggccatcttggtcgccgccatcttgcctgcccgcctcgtgcgaggcatgggggcggccatctttgtcggcgccacctcgcctcgcctccgacccatgggtgcttatcgggcaccaagacggcgattcaactctggcctccataaccctcgaccaaagcgccccacaccagcttgcaaggtcaatgatggacatcctggtggaggggcacattTGACGTGGGCAGCattgagagttttattcacctggacacggtgcaatgctgcggactcgtgacatggccggtaagccagagggtcacaatggcttctgggtcgcattccacagacatccaggtgggttgcgtagcaacattggtggtgcagggcaaagaatatcg
The Hemitrygon akajei chromosome 5, sHemAka1.3, whole genome shotgun sequence DNA segment above includes these coding regions:
- the LOC140727287 gene encoding LOW QUALITY PROTEIN: NXPE family member 3-like (The sequence of the model RefSeq protein was modified relative to this genomic sequence to represent the inferred CDS: deleted 1 base in 1 codon); its protein translation is MEDQHSKKSTPFCSPFRWGFVLLLLMGLMTMVLNFQWMKFGDETDGTWKKYPDPKFNHTAEQLKEETPSSWTDRLLKCGYQNHSFTPEERSEGAALIKMIEWPKPPRPNVPFQKSSDPSMHIFFILNSGRTFYVGDQLQVMVRMYDLEGNPKQYGGDYLQAWIHTPELKAGSAGTVIDHQNGTYHINFTLFWPGEVHVSVSLVHPSEGVQALKRIQKENPDRVYFKSTCKSGNTLQVTVCNFCLSQTKPLCNFTDLRTGEPWFCNRPEKLPCSSRVNHAMGGYKKNLLIGEELHYFQSQKNIKRPILPKDQGYVIVKPSPHSGKNLSECLPGKPFLSPAGFYYQDKWISKTCRLQNFDTPANVINCLHGKVVYIYGDSTIRQWFEYLIRFVPGLRKFDLGHSLKTGPHLALDVDNKIKIDYFAHGKPMRIEPISSQDLQFIANKLDDIQGGQNTVIAFTIWCHFNTFPVEHYIRRLQNIRKSILRLLGRSPDTVIVIKTANVQALSQGISLYNSDWFSYQLDLVMRRMFESINVAFVDAWEMTIAHYLPHELHPKEIIIKNEVSVFLSYVCPLKKG